Within Streptomyces sp. NBC_00704, the genomic segment TCAACATCATGCGGCGGATCTTCCAGTCCCAGGGCGCGGAGGTGATCCACCTCGGCCACAACCGCTCGGTCCAGGAGGTCGTCGACGCGGCGCTGGAGGAGGACGCGCACGGCGTGGCCGTCTCCTCCTACCAGGGCGGACACGTGGAGTACTTCGAGTACCTCGTCGAGTCGCTGCACGCGCGCGGGGCGGAGCACGTCCGTGTCGTGGGCGGCGGAGGCGGCGTCATCGTCCCCGAGGAGATCGCCCGGCTGCGCGCGCGGGGGGTGACGATCTTCTCCCCGGAGGACGGGCAGCGGATGGGCCTGGCCGGCATGGTCAACTCCGTCGTCCGCGACTGCGACTTCGACCTGTGGGACGCCAAGCCGGCCGACGCGGCCGGGGTGCTCGCCGGCGACCGGTTCGCCGTCGCCCGCGCGATCACCGGCGCGGAACTCGGCAAGCTGCCGGAAGACTTCACGGACCAGGTGCGGGCCACGGCGGCCGGGCGCACCACCCCGGTGCTGGGCATCACCGGCACCGGCGGCTCGGGCAAGTCGTCGCTGACCGACGAACTGGTGCGCAGGTTCCGGGTGGACCAGCAGGACAAGCTGCGGATCGCGGTGATCGCCGTCGACCCGACCCGGCGGCGGGGCGGCGGCGCGCTGCTCGGCGACCGGATCCGGATGAACTCGCTCGACGGCAACCGGGTGTTCTTCCGCAGCCTGGCCACCCGCGGCAGCCATGAGCTGCCGGAGCACCTGTCCGACGTGATCGACGTGGTCAAGGCGGCCGGGTTCGACCTGGTCATCGTGGAGACACCGGGCATCGGCCAGGGCGACGCGGCGATCGTGCCGTTCGTCGACACCTCGCTGTACGTGATGACGCCGGAGTTCGGCGCCGCCTCGCAGCTCGAGAAGATCGACATGCTCGACTTCGCCGACGTCGTGGCGATCAACAAGTTCGAACGGCGCGGCGCGAAGGACGCGATGCGTGACGTGGGGCGTCAACTGGTGCGCAACCGCGAGGCGTTCGGCAAGCGGCCGGAGGACATGCCGGTCTTCGGCACCTCGGCGGCCACCTTCAACGACGACGGCGTCACCGCCCTGCACCAGTACCTCAAGGCCGCTCTCGCGGAGAAGGGTTTGCCGCTCTCGGAGGGCCGGCTCGCGCCCGTGGACGTGCGCCACTCCTCCGGCATCCGGCAGGTGGTCCCCGCGGACCGCGTGCGCTACCTCGCCGAGATCACCGAGAGCGTCCGCGCCTATCACGCCGAGACCGAGCGGCTGGCCGAGGCGGCGCGCCGGGTGCAGCGGCTGGAGACGGTCAGCGGCGAACTCGCCGAGGCCGGCGCGGACGCGGCGAACGTGCACGCGCTCCTCGACACCGCCCGCGGCGACCTTCCGCGCCCGGTCGCCGAGCAGCTCCGCGAGTGGCCGGCCGTCGTGGCCGCCTACTCCGGGGACGAGCAGGTGGTGCGGATCCGCGACAAGGAGATCCGCACCAAGCTGACCCGCGAGTCCCTGTCGGGCAACAAGATCCCGCGCGTCGCGCTCCCCCGCTTCACCGACCACGGCGAACTGGTGCGGTTCTGGCGCCGGGAGAACCTGCCCGGCCGCTTCCCCTTCACCGCCGGGGTGTTCCCGTTCAAGCGCGACGGCGAGGACCCGGCGCGCATGTTCGCGGGCGAGGGCGACCCGTTCCGCACGAACCGGCGCTTCAAACTGCTCTCCGAGGGCCAGCCCGCCACCCGGCTGTCCACCGCGTTCGACTCGGTCACCCTCTACGGCCGCGACCCCGACGAACGGCCCGACATCTACGGCAAGGTCGGCACCTCCGGCGTGTCGGTGGCCACCCTGGACGACATGAAGGCGCTGTACGACGGCTTCGACCTCGTCGCGCCCACCACCTCCGTCTCCATGACGATCAACGGCCCCGCGCCGACGGTGCTGGCGTTCTTCCTGAACACCGCCGTCGACCAGCAACTGGACGCCTTTCGCGCCGCCGAGGGCCGCGAACCCAC encodes:
- the icmF gene encoding fused isobutyryl-CoA mutase/GTPase IcmF — its product is MSDLHRPVHPVRLVTASALFDGHDASINIMRRIFQSQGAEVIHLGHNRSVQEVVDAALEEDAHGVAVSSYQGGHVEYFEYLVESLHARGAEHVRVVGGGGGVIVPEEIARLRARGVTIFSPEDGQRMGLAGMVNSVVRDCDFDLWDAKPADAAGVLAGDRFAVARAITGAELGKLPEDFTDQVRATAAGRTTPVLGITGTGGSGKSSLTDELVRRFRVDQQDKLRIAVIAVDPTRRRGGGALLGDRIRMNSLDGNRVFFRSLATRGSHELPEHLSDVIDVVKAAGFDLVIVETPGIGQGDAAIVPFVDTSLYVMTPEFGAASQLEKIDMLDFADVVAINKFERRGAKDAMRDVGRQLVRNREAFGKRPEDMPVFGTSAATFNDDGVTALHQYLKAALAEKGLPLSEGRLAPVDVRHSSGIRQVVPADRVRYLAEITESVRAYHAETERLAEAARRVQRLETVSGELAEAGADAANVHALLDTARGDLPRPVAEQLREWPAVVAAYSGDEQVVRIRDKEIRTKLTRESLSGNKIPRVALPRFTDHGELVRFWRRENLPGRFPFTAGVFPFKRDGEDPARMFAGEGDPFRTNRRFKLLSEGQPATRLSTAFDSVTLYGRDPDERPDIYGKVGTSGVSVATLDDMKALYDGFDLVAPTTSVSMTINGPAPTVLAFFLNTAVDQQLDAFRAAEGREPTAEEAAELRARALASVRGTVQADILKEDQGQNTCLFSTEFSLRMMADIQEWFIAQKVRNFYSVSISGYHIAEAGANPISQLAFTLANGFTYVEAYLARGMHIDDFAPNLSFFFSNGMDPEYSVLGRVARRIWAVAMKEKYGANERSQKLKYHVQTSGRSLHAQEMDFNDIRTSLQALIAIYDNCNSLHTNAYDEAVTTPTEESVRRALAIQLIINREWGLAMNENPLQGSFVIDELTDLVEEAVLQEFDRISERGGVLGAMETGYQRGRIQDESMLYEQRKHDGTLPIIGVNTFRNPHAETAEPGVIELARATEEEKVSQLERVRAFQAGHRDEAHEALTALKDAAVNDRNVFAVLMDAARVCSLQQITDAFFEVGGQYRRNV